From the genome of Parasteatoda tepidariorum isolate YZ-2023 chromosome X1, CAS_Ptep_4.0, whole genome shotgun sequence, one region includes:
- the LOC122271867 gene encoding uncharacterized protein encodes MAQLPPSRVTPSRVFSKTGLDYAGPFFVKPRSGRGVRSVKMYICIFVCFATKAVHIEVVGNLTAESFIAALKRFVARRGKPNELFSDCGSNFVAANKEINRVVKSLQKEESIHQYFADEQIKWHFNPPSAPRFGGIWEAAVKSAKSHLKRTIGDHKLTLEEFLTLIAQIESCLNFRPLCPVSDDPAELSALTPGHFLVGTALSFIPEENLLNENIPPLKRWQLTQKLFQNFWKRWVNEYISSLQ; translated from the coding sequence ATGGCTCAGTTACCACCTTCAAGAGTAACTCCTTCTAGAGTATTTTCCAAGACTGGTCTGGATTATGCAGGTCCATTTTTTGTGAAACCGCGATCTGGACGTGGAGTTAGATCAGTTAAAATGTACATTTGTATATTTGTGTGTTTCGCGACAAAGGCGGTGCACATCGAAGTTGTTGGAAATTTAACCGCTGAATCATTTATTGCAGCTCTAAAAAGATTTGTTGCGCGAAGAGGAAaaccaaatgaattattttcagacTGTGGTTCAAATTTTGTTGCTGCAAATAAGGAAATTAATCGAGTAGTTAAATCTCTTCAAAAAGAAGAATCCATCCATCAGTATTTTGCAGATGAGCAAATTAAATGGCACTTTAACCCACCTTCAGCTCCTCGCTTTGGAGGAATTTGGGAAGCTGCTGTTAAATCCGCAAAATCGCATTTGAAAAGAACAATAGGTGATCATAAATTGACCCTTGAAGAGTTTTTAACTCTTATTGCACAAATTGAATCCTGCCTGAACTTTCGTCCTTTGTGTCCTGTGTCGGACGATCCCGCTGAACTTTCAGCACTTACCCCAGGACATTTCCTTGTGGGAACCGCTCTTTCTTTTATACCAGAAGAGAACCTTCTAAACGAAAACATACCCCCATTAAAACGTTGGCAGTTGACTCAAAAACTTTTCCAGAATTTTTGGAAAAGATGGGTTAACGAGTATATTTCCAGCTTACAGTAG
- the LOC139427009 gene encoding uncharacterized protein: protein MKPVREYRLCTVTYGTPPASYLATRVFKQLVIDEGLDFPKAANLVLHNFYIDEGLFGAESADEAVALISELSELLRKGKFELHKWCTNSPSVLEFLSQPKSIDNASCSTADSKFIKVLGLRWDPKHDDFTYNISFCDDFKDENPTKRSILSCVSKIFDLLGWLSPIIITAKILIQELWKHQLAWDDPVPQDIK, encoded by the coding sequence ATGAAACCAGTTAGGGAATATCGCTTGTGTACCGTAACATATGGTACCCCGCCGGCCAGTTATTTGGCAACGcgagtttttaaacaattagtCATCGATGAAGGATTAGATTTTCCTAAAGCAGCTAATTTAgtcttacataatttttatatagatgAAGGCTTGTTTGGAGCAGAAAGTGCTGACGAAGCCGTTGCATTAATAAGTGAACTTAGTGAGCTGTTGAGAAAAGGAAAATTCGAGCTTCACAAATGGTGTACCAATAGTCCTTctgttttggaatttttaagtcAACCTAAAAGTATTGACAATGCATCATGTAGTACTGCTGACTCTAAATTTATTAAGGTGCTAGGGCTGAGATGGGACCCAAAACATGATGATTTTACCTACAACATTTCCTTTTGTGATGATTTTAAGGATGAAAATCCTACAAAAAGGTCCATCCTGTCCTGTGTGTCAAAAATCTTTGATCTACTGGGATGGTTATCCCCTATTATCATAACGGCAAAAATTCTAATTCAGGAATTATGGAAGCATCAGTTGGCTTGGGATGATCCAGTGCCCCAGGATATTAAATAG